The Sphaerochaeta sp. sequence TCTAGGAACGGTATTGTTGCTATACTTTGACCATGAATTTTGAAGTATTCGCCTTGGGAACCAGTGGCATGATGCCGCTTCCCAATAGATTCCTTACCAGCGCCATGGTGCGTCGTGATGGTGACCTTTTCTTGTTTGACTGCGGGGAAGGCACTCAGGTTTCCCTGAAGATGCTCAACCTTCATTGGAAGAAGATCGATACGATTTTCATCAGCCATATGCACGCTGATCATGTGACGGGGCTTCCCGGCATTTTGATGCTCTCCAGCCAGGTGGACCGTACCGAGCCGTTGACCATCTACGGACCGGCGAAACTGGCTGAGTTTGTCGATGCGTCCCGGAAGATCCTGGACATGTACATCAACTATGAGATCATCGTCAAGCCGGTGGAGGAGGGCGTGATCGTCGACAATCCGCTGTACACCGTCACGGCATTCGCATTGGATCATACCAAGCCTTGCTTCGGATACGTGTTCGAAGAAAAGCAACGACCTGGTGAGTTTCATCCGGAAAAAGCCGCAGAGCTGGGAATTCCCATGGGACCGATGTGGGGCAAACTCCAGAAAGGGGAGAGCGTCACCACAAACGACGGGAAGGTGATCACCCCTGAGATGGTGATGGGCTCTCCTCGGAGTGGGCGGAAGTTCAGTTATGTGACCGATACCTTGTATCTTCCCAAGATCGCTACGTTTG is a genomic window containing:
- a CDS encoding ribonuclease Z, giving the protein MNFEVFALGTSGMMPLPNRFLTSAMVRRDGDLFLFDCGEGTQVSLKMLNLHWKKIDTIFISHMHADHVTGLPGILMLSSQVDRTEPLTIYGPAKLAEFVDASRKILDMYINYEIIVKPVEEGVIVDNPLYTVTAFALDHTKPCFGYVFEEKQRPGEFHPEKAAELGIPMGPMWGKLQKGESVTTNDGKVITPEMVMGSPRSGRKFSYVTDTLYLPKIATFVENSDLLLCEGMFTGDMEDAAKEKKHMTATQAGMIARDAHVKKMGLIHYSPRYSDSQLKYLADDARKIFPKTVLTRDRMCFPIALKD